The Deltaproteobacteria bacterium genome has a segment encoding these proteins:
- a CDS encoding N-acetylneuraminate synthase family protein, which yields MRKPDIIAEIGVNYYDIAKKQNISLVDAARKMISACKKVGVNRVKFQTYKADKLAADNSPSYWDTSEETTTSQKELFSKFDKLTKKEYLEIVSYCNDIGVEFMSTPFDLESAEFIDTLVSVHKIASADITNFPLLDKIASFKKPIILSTGASTYEEVSEAVKFLEDRGCDNLSLLHCVLSYPTAEADANLWKIKALKEKFPHCKVGLSDHTKYSLDVLTTAWLLGAEIIEKHYTIDKKLQGNDHYHAADPEDFMQFLNKVEQLIEINGEEENSWVFDCERAAVTNARRGCYLDRSINKGDTLKYEDILFLRPQLEGLSPKDLLSYLKKKATYTDDLEIGTLIREADLNYD from the coding sequence ATGAGAAAACCGGATATAATTGCCGAAATTGGTGTTAATTATTACGATATAGCTAAAAAGCAAAACATTTCACTGGTCGATGCAGCTAGAAAAATGATTAGCGCTTGTAAAAAGGTTGGTGTCAATAGAGTTAAATTCCAAACCTATAAAGCCGACAAACTGGCGGCGGACAATTCTCCTTCTTACTGGGATACCAGTGAAGAAACAACCACATCTCAGAAAGAACTATTCTCAAAGTTTGATAAACTTACTAAAAAAGAGTACCTGGAAATTGTGTCATATTGCAATGATATTGGTGTTGAATTCATGTCAACACCTTTTGACCTTGAAAGTGCCGAGTTTATTGATACACTGGTGTCTGTACATAAAATAGCTTCTGCAGATATAACAAATTTTCCGCTTCTGGACAAAATCGCATCTTTTAAAAAACCAATTATTTTATCTACAGGGGCTTCCACATATGAAGAGGTTTCTGAAGCAGTTAAGTTTTTAGAAGATAGGGGATGCGACAATCTTAGCTTGTTGCATTGCGTTTTATCATACCCTACAGCAGAAGCCGATGCCAACCTGTGGAAAATCAAAGCACTTAAAGAAAAATTTCCTCACTGCAAAGTAGGTCTCTCCGATCATACAAAATATTCATTGGATGTTCTGACTACTGCCTGGCTTTTGGGGGCAGAAATAATCGAGAAACACTATACAATAGACAAAAAACTTCAAGGTAATGACCACTACCATGCAGCAGATCCTGAAGATTTTATGCAGTTTCTCAATAAAGTTGAACAACTGATTGAAATCAATGGTGAAGAAGAAAACAGCTGGGTCTTTGACTGTGAACGAGCAGCAGTGACAAATGCCCGCAGAGGTTGCTACCTTGATCGCAGTATCAATAAAGGAGATACCCTTAAATATGAGGACATATTATTTTTAAGACCTCAATTAGAGGGTCTTAGTCCTAAAGATCTTTTGAGCTACCTTAAGAAAAAAGCAACATATACTGATGATCTTGAAATAGGAACATTAATTAGAGAAGCGGACCTAAACTATGATTAA
- a CDS encoding class I SAM-dependent methyltransferase, with product MIKFCKSSNDVLGHKESFFAENDLKLSEFKEMFKHYSAQPKRVQCKNCCYPLGKSSFSKSGVDYFFCSNCGHFNGGNEDTDTFCAALYTEGKGEAYGKTYSAETCEAYNNRVKDIYIPKVDFVIEALQEKGKKPEELGYADLGAGSGYFVSALKNKNLLNVAGYEVSSSQVELANNMLGADLIRKHNLSDTVEIISSLKAEVVSMIGVLEHLQNPRDILKAITENDNIEYLYLSLPLFSPCVFFEIVFEENVMPRHCAPAHTHLYTETSIDYFCNEFGFDRASEWWFGSDMIDLFRSIWVMLKKNPHNNNASELWESMFKPLIDDLQKVHDERKMASEVHMLLSVKR from the coding sequence ATGATTAAGTTTTGTAAATCCAGTAATGATGTTTTGGGCCACAAAGAGTCATTTTTCGCCGAAAATGATTTAAAACTTTCTGAGTTCAAAGAAATGTTTAAACATTATTCGGCTCAACCAAAACGTGTTCAATGTAAAAACTGTTGTTATCCTCTTGGAAAATCTAGTTTTTCTAAATCAGGTGTAGATTATTTTTTTTGTTCAAATTGTGGCCATTTTAATGGAGGAAATGAGGATACAGATACCTTTTGTGCCGCTTTATATACAGAGGGAAAAGGAGAAGCTTATGGTAAAACCTACAGCGCAGAAACCTGTGAAGCATATAATAACCGCGTCAAAGATATTTATATTCCCAAGGTTGATTTTGTAATAGAAGCACTACAAGAGAAGGGGAAAAAACCTGAAGAATTAGGGTATGCAGATCTAGGTGCCGGGAGTGGGTATTTTGTTAGTGCATTAAAAAATAAAAATTTATTGAATGTTGCCGGTTATGAAGTTTCCTCAAGTCAGGTTGAGCTTGCCAATAATATGTTGGGTGCAGATTTGATAAGGAAACATAATCTCTCAGATACAGTGGAAATAATTTCTTCTCTTAAGGCTGAGGTTGTATCAATGATAGGTGTTTTGGAGCATTTACAAAACCCTCGCGATATACTCAAAGCAATTACCGAAAACGATAATATTGAATATCTCTATTTATCATTACCACTTTTCAGCCCCTGTGTTTTTTTTGAAATTGTTTTTGAAGAAAATGTTATGCCGAGACATTGTGCTCCGGCTCATACTCATCTCTACACAGAAACATCTATTGATTATTTTTGTAACGAGTTTGGCTTTGATAGAGCAAGTGAGTGGTGGTTCGGCTCTGATATGATTGATTTGTTTCGCAGCATATGGGTCATGCTGAAAAAGAATCCACATAATAATAATGCTTCGGAATTATGGGAAAGCATGTTTAAACCTTTGATCGATGATTTGCAAAAAGTTCATGATGAACGTAAAATGGCCTCTGAAGTTCATATGCTTCTTAGCGTAAAGAGGTAA
- a CDS encoding LegC family aminotransferase, translating into MSNNKTLRISLSEPSISGNEWKYVKECLDTGWVSTAGKFVDLFERKICEYTNSGHAVACINGTSALHIALRVVGVQSGDEVIVPALTFIAPINAVRYLDAHPVFMDCDNFYNIDIEKTINFITEETELKNGTTYNCKTKRRISAIIPVHIFGNAVDLEKLLKLCRERNIKIVEDATESLGSVYTRGEIVKKHTGTVGDIGCYSFNGNKIITSGGGGMIVTDNEEYAKRAKYLTTQSKDDALYFTHNEVGYNYRLTNIQAAIGVAQLEQLPEYINIKKKNYEKYKSKIDIIKGLHLSEVPSYSMSNYWFYCLQVEKKEYGIGANNLMLYLREHNIDTRPVWQLNHLQKPYQNCQTYKIENANRLQKKSLNIPCSVSLDSMQMKKVLNCICNASPILK; encoded by the coding sequence ATGTCTAATAATAAAACTTTGAGGATTTCTCTTTCAGAGCCATCAATCTCAGGTAATGAATGGAAATATGTAAAAGAATGCCTCGATACAGGATGGGTTTCCACTGCAGGTAAATTTGTAGACCTTTTTGAGAGAAAGATTTGTGAATATACAAATTCCGGGCATGCTGTAGCCTGTATTAACGGGACCTCTGCCCTGCATATTGCATTAAGAGTTGTTGGTGTACAATCAGGAGATGAAGTCATTGTCCCTGCACTGACATTTATAGCTCCAATTAACGCTGTCAGGTATTTAGATGCTCATCCTGTTTTTATGGATTGCGATAATTTTTATAACATTGACATTGAGAAAACAATCAACTTCATCACAGAGGAAACAGAATTAAAAAATGGAACTACATATAATTGTAAAACCAAGCGAAGAATCTCAGCAATAATCCCGGTCCATATCTTTGGAAATGCGGTTGATTTGGAAAAACTGTTGAAATTATGCAGAGAAAGAAATATCAAAATCGTAGAAGATGCGACAGAAAGCCTTGGCTCAGTTTATACAAGAGGAGAAATTGTTAAGAAGCATACCGGAACTGTTGGTGATATTGGGTGTTATTCCTTCAATGGAAATAAAATCATTACTTCCGGTGGTGGTGGGATGATTGTAACTGATAATGAAGAATATGCTAAAAGAGCAAAGTACCTGACTACCCAGTCAAAAGATGATGCCCTTTACTTTACTCATAACGAAGTGGGATACAACTATAGATTAACAAATATACAAGCTGCGATTGGAGTTGCTCAACTTGAACAACTACCTGAGTATATAAACATAAAGAAGAAAAATTATGAAAAATACAAATCTAAAATTGATATCATTAAAGGTTTGCATCTCTCAGAGGTACCATCTTACTCCATGTCCAACTATTGGTTTTATTGTTTGCAGGTTGAAAAAAAGGAGTATGGCATAGGAGCAAATAATTTAATGCTATACCTGAGAGAACACAATATTGATACCAGACCGGTATGGCAGCTGAACCATTTGCAAAAACCTTATCAAAATTGTCAGACTTATAAAATTGAGAATGCAAATCGATTGCAAAAAAAATCTTTAAATATTCCTTGTTCCGTAAGTTTGGATAGTATGCAGATGAAAAAAGTTTTAAATTGTATTTGTAATGCCAGCCCTATTCTTAAATAA
- a CDS encoding NAD-dependent 4,6-dehydratase LegB, with protein MKNVLVTGADGFIGSHLTEMLLSEGYNVKAFVMYNSFNSRGWIDTFSEDKQAKIETFAGDIRDPNGVREAVKGVDTVFHLAALIGIPYSYHSPDSYIDTNIKGTLNVLQASRDYNVGRIIVTSTSEVYGTAQYVPIDEKHPYQGQSPYSASKIGADKIAESFFRSFNAPVVIARPFNTYGPRQSARAVIPTIITQLLTGKKEIKLGSLHPTRDLNYVEDTCRGFVALAKSDKVIGKEINIGTGKEISIGALTDLLIELTGSRVKIISDDHRVRPEKSEVERLLCDNTLITDLTGWEPDISLEEGLLRTTEWFRNENNIAHYKSDIYNV; from the coding sequence GTGAAAAATGTATTGGTTACTGGTGCAGATGGATTTATAGGAAGCCACCTTACTGAAATGCTATTATCCGAAGGTTATAATGTCAAAGCATTTGTTATGTATAATTCTTTTAACTCAAGGGGATGGATTGATACTTTTTCAGAGGATAAACAAGCAAAGATAGAAACCTTTGCTGGAGACATCCGGGACCCAAATGGTGTCAGAGAAGCTGTGAAAGGTGTAGATACTGTTTTCCATTTGGCTGCATTAATTGGCATTCCTTATTCTTATCACTCTCCTGATTCTTATATAGATACAAATATTAAAGGAACATTAAATGTGCTTCAGGCTTCCAGAGATTACAATGTTGGACGAATTATTGTCACCTCTACCTCGGAAGTTTATGGTACTGCTCAATATGTTCCTATAGATGAAAAACACCCCTATCAAGGTCAATCCCCCTATTCGGCTTCCAAAATAGGTGCCGATAAAATAGCAGAGTCATTTTTCCGCTCTTTTAATGCACCGGTGGTGATAGCCAGACCGTTCAACACTTACGGACCCCGACAGTCTGCACGTGCAGTTATTCCAACAATTATCACCCAATTATTAACGGGCAAGAAGGAAATTAAGCTAGGTTCACTTCATCCTACAAGGGATTTGAATTATGTTGAGGATACCTGTCGAGGATTTGTTGCACTTGCAAAATCTGACAAGGTTATTGGTAAAGAAATCAATATCGGCACGGGAAAGGAAATATCCATAGGGGCTCTAACAGACTTGCTAATTGAACTTACAGGTTCAAGGGTAAAAATAATTTCAGATGATCATAGAGTGAGACCTGAAAAGAGTGAAGTAGAAAGACTCCTTTGCGATAACACTTTAATAACTGATTTGACAGGATGGGAACCTGATATTTCACTGGAAGAGGGCCTGCTTAGAACAACTGAGTGGTTTAGAAACGAAAATAATATAGCCCATTACAAGAGTGACATATACAATGTCTAA
- a CDS encoding radical SAM protein, producing MGRGPTNEYFEQINDSYVEGTLTCLKPETVKKRINTDFPLILNIEPTNSCNARCYYCAREEMVKSQGINYLPLNDFKKIINQVGDKKLIMLNLHKDGEPLLHKNLPEMVAYVKQKDAAEMIHLNTNGILINSSVGKDIINAGIDDITISVDAATEETYYRFKRVRGLDKLEREIKKALDYRTKIGSKTIIRVKIMEFNEISKGEIELFRKKWTGVADEVQVTGVHSWSGAVDVEVTDEQTAARFPCVLLWYMLAINSNGKVGLCSVDWDYSGVVGNIHTQSIREIWNDEPLKRIRRAHLDGIWNCPPVCKECVVWVSVGNMWKYLKDRKEFIE from the coding sequence ATGGGCCGTGGGCCAACTAACGAATATTTTGAGCAGATTAATGATTCCTATGTAGAAGGAACATTAACATGTCTCAAACCGGAAACTGTTAAAAAAAGGATTAATACTGATTTTCCGTTGATCTTAAATATAGAACCTACCAACAGTTGTAATGCCCGTTGTTATTATTGTGCTCGTGAGGAAATGGTCAAATCTCAGGGAATTAATTATTTACCATTAAATGATTTTAAAAAAATTATCAATCAGGTCGGTGATAAAAAACTCATTATGCTAAATCTCCATAAAGATGGGGAACCTCTATTACATAAAAACCTTCCAGAAATGGTTGCCTATGTAAAACAGAAAGATGCAGCGGAAATGATACACCTCAACACTAACGGTATTTTAATTAATTCCTCTGTAGGTAAAGATATAATAAATGCTGGCATTGATGACATTACTATCAGCGTTGACGCTGCCACTGAAGAAACTTACTACCGTTTTAAGAGAGTTAGGGGACTTGATAAACTGGAGAGAGAAATTAAAAAAGCGCTTGACTACCGGACAAAAATTGGAAGTAAGACCATTATCCGGGTTAAGATCATGGAGTTTAACGAAATTTCAAAAGGTGAAATTGAGCTTTTCCGTAAGAAATGGACAGGTGTTGCGGATGAAGTACAGGTAACCGGTGTTCACAGTTGGAGTGGCGCCGTTGATGTTGAAGTAACAGATGAGCAGACTGCGGCAAGATTTCCCTGTGTTCTATTGTGGTATATGCTTGCAATAAATAGTAACGGAAAAGTCGGCCTATGTAGTGTTGATTGGGATTATTCCGGTGTAGTCGGAAATATCCATACCCAAAGTATTCGTGAGATTTGGAATGATGAGCCACTAAAAAGGATACGCAGAGCTCATTTAGATGGAATTTGGAATTGTCCTCCGGTTTGTAAGGAATGTGTAGTCTGGGTAAGTGTAGGAAATATGTGGAAGTATTTAAAAGATAGGAAGGAATTCATTGAGTGA
- a CDS encoding glycosyltransferase family protein, whose product MKVVAIVQARIGSTRLPGKVLMNLAGKPMICFMLDRVAKSSAVDEIILATGDGKDNDELARVVSEHGYSVFRGSEDDVLARYTGAAKSCSADIIVRLTGDCPLIDPEVIDQLVTIFIEGKYDYVTNVKPPTWPDGFDVSAFSSALLNDANLKAERKSDREHVVPWMWRMTPLEGGCAYRGINVSSNNDLSLHRWTVDELSDYEFVKRIVSEIPSDKDINFTLEDILKVLANKPELMEINRGIIRDAGYKQDLLKEDGSCV is encoded by the coding sequence ATGAAAGTTGTTGCAATTGTGCAGGCTCGAATCGGTTCAACTCGTTTGCCAGGCAAAGTTTTGATGAACCTGGCTGGCAAACCTATGATTTGTTTTATGCTTGATCGCGTTGCAAAGAGTTCGGCCGTTGATGAAATTATTTTAGCAACTGGTGATGGAAAAGATAATGATGAACTCGCCAGGGTAGTTTCAGAACATGGGTACTCCGTTTTTCGAGGATCAGAGGATGATGTGCTGGCTCGCTATACAGGAGCAGCTAAAAGTTGTAGTGCTGATATTATTGTTCGTCTAACAGGTGATTGTCCGCTTATAGATCCAGAAGTGATCGATCAACTAGTTACTATTTTTATTGAAGGTAAGTATGATTATGTAACAAATGTAAAACCCCCAACCTGGCCTGATGGCTTTGATGTCTCCGCATTTTCATCTGCTTTATTAAATGATGCAAATCTAAAAGCTGAAAGGAAATCAGATCGGGAACATGTCGTTCCCTGGATGTGGAGAATGACGCCACTTGAAGGAGGCTGTGCTTATAGAGGAATTAATGTTAGTTCTAATAATGATCTGTCTTTACACCGATGGACTGTTGATGAGCTGTCTGACTATGAATTTGTGAAAAGAATAGTTTCAGAGATCCCTTCTGATAAAGATATTAATTTCACTTTAGAAGATATATTGAAGGTCTTGGCAAATAAACCAGAACTTATGGAAATCAACAGGGGAATTATTAGGGATGCAGGATATAAGCAAGATTTATTAAAAGAAGATGGATCGTGTGTATGA
- a CDS encoding glycosyltransferase, whose protein sequence is MLVSIVITCHNYDKYLGRAIRSAINQNFPRDQFEILVVNDFSPDETKEVMDSFLGYIRPIHLEENVGLAAARNIGIKRALGKYVVHIDADDYVSENLILIESMYLDEHKDWGAVSCNYELIDEEGNFTEKKNGKVEPIACGIMFRKDKLFDIGLYNPEFKAMEEEELRRRFESKYKITNIDLSLYRYRRHSNNLTNDKEKMAHFSKKLDLIG, encoded by the coding sequence GTGTTAGTCAGTATAGTAATTACTTGTCACAATTATGATAAATATCTGGGGAGAGCTATTAGAAGTGCTATTAACCAGAACTTCCCCAGGGATCAATTTGAGATATTGGTGGTAAATGATTTTTCACCTGATGAAACAAAAGAGGTCATGGATTCCTTTCTGGGATATATCAGGCCTATTCATCTTGAGGAAAATGTTGGATTAGCTGCAGCACGCAATATTGGCATTAAAAGAGCTCTAGGAAAGTATGTAGTTCATATTGATGCAGACGACTATGTGAGTGAGAATTTAATCCTGATAGAGTCTATGTATTTAGATGAGCATAAAGATTGGGGGGCTGTCAGTTGTAATTATGAACTAATTGATGAAGAAGGTAATTTCACTGAGAAAAAAAATGGCAAAGTTGAACCAATAGCTTGTGGGATTATGTTTAGAAAAGACAAGTTGTTTGATATTGGCCTATACAATCCCGAATTTAAGGCTATGGAAGAAGAGGAATTAAGGCGGAGGTTTGAAAGTAAATATAAAATCACAAATATTGATTTATCTCTTTACCGCTACAGGCGCCACAGCAATAACCTTACTAATGACAAAGAAAAGATGGCCCATTTTTCAAAAAAACTAGATCTAATAGGATAA